The following are from one region of the Bacteroidia bacterium genome:
- a CDS encoding nucleotide sugar dehydrogenase, whose protein sequence is MYKKIVDKKTKISIIGLGYVGLPIALEFAKKVSVIGFDIREDRVKLMKKGIDPSNELPSSAFKGCDISFTSNPNDLKGASFHIVAVPTPIDNHNLPDLTPVISATTAVGKILKKGDYVVYESTVYPGCTEEDCVPVLEKMSGLKFMKDFKVGYSPERINPGDKDHTLTSIKKVVSGCDKESAETVAKVYELVVKAGVHRASTIKVAEAAKIIENTQRDVNIALMNELSIIFNRMGINTYEVLEAAGTKWNFLKFYPGLVGGHCIGVDPYYLTYKAKEFRYHSKVIDAGRFVNDSMGFYIAKQTVKKLIATGKNVLNAKVLVMGITFKEDVSDLRNSRVADVVTELVSYGVKVDVVDPHADSDELKHEYGFGLAKKTRTDYDAVIVAVSHKEYIKLSESYFKGITTGKDAILVDVKGIYRGKMKGFNYWSL, encoded by the coding sequence ATGTATAAGAAAATTGTTGACAAAAAAACTAAGATTTCCATTATTGGATTAGGTTATGTAGGATTACCAATTGCATTAGAGTTTGCAAAAAAAGTTTCTGTGATTGGCTTTGATATTCGCGAAGATAGAGTTAAGCTTATGAAAAAAGGAATAGATCCAAGTAACGAACTTCCTTCGTCTGCATTTAAAGGATGCGACATAAGTTTTACCAGTAATCCTAATGATTTAAAAGGAGCTTCTTTTCATATTGTTGCGGTTCCTACTCCAATAGATAATCATAATTTACCAGATTTAACTCCTGTAATTAGCGCAACAACTGCAGTTGGCAAAATTCTAAAAAAAGGAGATTATGTGGTTTACGAATCTACAGTATATCCTGGTTGTACAGAAGAGGATTGTGTTCCGGTATTAGAAAAAATGTCGGGATTAAAATTCATGAAAGATTTTAAAGTTGGATATTCTCCCGAAAGAATTAATCCCGGAGATAAAGATCATACTTTAACATCAATCAAAAAAGTTGTTTCGGGATGCGATAAAGAATCTGCTGAGACTGTTGCCAAAGTTTATGAACTGGTCGTAAAAGCAGGTGTTCACCGAGCATCAACAATTAAAGTTGCAGAAGCTGCAAAAATTATAGAAAATACTCAGCGCGATGTTAACATTGCTTTAATGAATGAGCTTTCAATTATTTTTAACCGAATGGGAATTAATACATATGAAGTACTTGAAGCAGCCGGAACAAAATGGAATTTCCTGAAATTTTATCCAGGTTTGGTTGGTGGACATTGTATAGGTGTTGATCCTTATTACTTAACTTATAAAGCAAAGGAATTCCGTTATCACTCAAAGGTGATTGATGCCGGTAGATTTGTAAATGATTCAATGGGTTTTTATATTGCAAAACAAACTGTAAAAAAACTTATTGCAACTGGCAAAAATGTTTTAAATGCTAAGGTTCTTGTAATGGGAATAACATTTAAGGAAGATGTTAGCGATTTAAGAAACTCAAGAGTTGCAGACGTTGTTACAGAACTTGTATCGTATGGTGTAAAAGTTGATGTTGTCGATCCACATGCAGATAGCGATGAGTTAAAACATGAATATGGATTTGGTCTTGCTAAAAAAACACGAACAGATTATGATGCAGTAATTGTAGCTGTTTCGCATAAAGAATATATTAAATTATCAGAATCTTATTTTAAAGGAATTACCACAGGCAAGGATGCAATACTTGTAGATGTAAAAGGCATTTATCGTGGTAAAATGAAAGGATTTAATTACTGGAGTTTGTAA
- a CDS encoding Gfo/Idh/MocA family oxidoreductase encodes MSQPKNFSLIGVAGYIAARHVGAIKETGNRLVATLDKFDSVGFLDNYFPEADFFTEFERFDRHTEKLKRAGTKIDFVSICSPNFLHDSHIRFALRSGSDAICEKPLVLNPWNIDALTELEKETGNKVNTILQLRLHPSIIALKKQIEDSPKDKIFDVDLSYITSRGNWYDFSWKGDIQKSGGIATNIGIHFFDMLTWIFGPVKDNKLHISQKDKAAGFLQLEKARVRWFLSIDYNDIPAEVKAKNQRTFRSITVEGKEIEFSGGFTDLHTLSYQSIIENNGFGLSDARTSVETAYNIRNASPIGLVGDYHPICKNI; translated from the coding sequence ATGAGTCAGCCTAAAAATTTCTCTTTAATTGGTGTTGCCGGATACATTGCCGCCCGTCATGTTGGCGCTATAAAAGAAACGGGAAACAGACTGGTTGCAACTTTAGATAAATTTGACAGTGTTGGTTTTTTAGATAATTATTTTCCGGAAGCTGATTTTTTTACAGAGTTTGAACGCTTTGACAGACATACCGAGAAACTTAAAAGAGCAGGAACCAAAATAGATTTTGTTAGTATTTGTTCTCCTAATTTTTTACATGATTCTCATATTCGTTTTGCTTTGAGAAGTGGTTCCGATGCAATATGTGAAAAGCCACTGGTACTAAATCCATGGAATATTGATGCTTTAACCGAGTTAGAAAAAGAAACAGGAAATAAGGTAAATACTATATTGCAATTACGTCTTCATCCATCAATTATTGCATTGAAAAAACAAATTGAAGATTCTCCAAAAGACAAAATATTTGATGTTGATTTAAGCTATATAACCAGTCGTGGAAACTGGTACGATTTTTCGTGGAAAGGCGATATTCAGAAGTCAGGTGGAATAGCAACCAATATTGGGATACACTTTTTTGATATGCTTACCTGGATTTTTGGTCCGGTAAAAGATAACAAATTGCACATTTCGCAGAAAGATAAAGCTGCCGGATTTTTACAGTTAGAAAAAGCAAGAGTTAGATGGTTTTTAAGTATTGATTATAATGATATTCCTGCTGAAGTAAAAGCAAAAAACCAAAGAACATTTCGATCAATAACTGTTGAAGGAAAAGAGATTGAATTTAGTGGAGGGTTTACCGACTTACATACTTTAAGTTATCAGTCAATTATTGAGAATAATGGTTTTGGACTTTCCGATGCCAGAACTTCTGTTGAAACAGCATATAATATCAGAAATGCATCTCCAATTGGACTTGTTGGAGATTATCATCCAATTTGTAAAAACATTTAA
- a CDS encoding N-acetyltransferase yields the protein METNSLDYFAHETAVIDDGCSIGKGTKIWHFSHIMSNCKIGEKCNIGQNVVVSPEVILGNNVKIQNNVSIYTGVICEDDVFLGPSMVFTNVINPRSAVIRKDEYKKTHVKKGASIGANSTIVCGVTLGEFCFIGAGAVVIKDVKPFSLVVGNPSRHVGWMSEFGHRLIFNEEGIAICPESKAKYRLINNEVNKIAE from the coding sequence ATGGAAACTAATTCTTTAGATTATTTTGCTCATGAAACTGCTGTTATTGATGATGGTTGTAGCATTGGTAAGGGTACAAAAATCTGGCATTTTAGTCATATTATGTCAAACTGTAAGATTGGCGAAAAATGTAATATTGGTCAGAATGTAGTTGTTTCACCTGAAGTTATTCTCGGAAATAACGTTAAAATTCAGAATAATGTAAGCATTTATACAGGTGTAATTTGCGAAGACGATGTTTTTCTTGGCCCATCTATGGTTTTTACCAATGTAATTAATCCAAGAAGTGCTGTAATTCGTAAAGATGAATACAAAAAGACTCATGTAAAAAAGGGTGCAAGTATTGGAGCTAATTCAACAATTGTATGTGGAGTTACTCTGGGAGAGTTTTGTTTTATTGGAGCTGGCGCGGTTGTTATAAAAGATGTTAAGCCATTTTCTTTGGTTGTTGGAAATCCTTCGCGTCATGTTGGCTGGATGAGTGAATTCGGACATCGTTTAATTTTTAACGAGGAAGGAATTGCCATTTGCCCTGAAAGTAAAGCAAAATACCGCTTGATAAATAATGAAGTAAATAAAATTGCAGAATAA
- the ispG gene encoding (E)-4-hydroxy-3-methylbut-2-enyl-diphosphate synthase has protein sequence MFDFSQPYNSYSRFKTRVVNVGGIPLGGEFPIRFQTMTNTNTLDTKTTVEQISRIYTAGSDYVRLTVQGIKEAENLPNIIKELKNKNIEIPLIADVHYNPKVAEIAAQIISKVRINPGNYTDISKSAKKIDFTEKEFLFEKEKIHEKLLPLLKICKENNTVIRIGINHGSLSWRMISRYGNTPEGMVASAMEFIEICNAENFHNLVLSMKASNPLTMIHTNRLLVHKMNETGLNYPVHLGVTEAGLGENGRIKSSIGIGLLLAEGIGDTVRVSLTEAPEKEIPVAKAIVNETNKIIKESLNAENHNWNFSPFEFNKRHTNAVNQIGGKNSPIFIYTDFTDENITKPDINNIQDIDLCNINLIENSNLYSIRKTIVDFDKNKNFKPVVLKFNVKNLSDEDILYKLSIIAGGLFADGRIDGLWIYGTNKENKENIISIAYSILQASRARITKTEYISCPSCGRTLFDIEKAVNDVMAATKQFKGLKIAVMGCVVNGPGEMADADYGYVGAGKGKVNIYKGKEQVLQNIPENEAVDELVRIINLDIKK, from the coding sequence ATGTTTGATTTTTCTCAACCATATAATTCATATTCGCGCTTTAAAACCAGAGTTGTAAATGTTGGTGGAATTCCTTTAGGAGGTGAGTTCCCTATTCGCTTTCAAACAATGACAAACACAAACACTCTTGATACCAAAACTACAGTTGAACAAATTTCGAGAATTTATACTGCAGGTTCAGACTATGTTAGATTAACCGTTCAGGGAATTAAAGAAGCAGAAAATCTTCCCAACATTATTAAAGAATTAAAAAATAAAAATATTGAGATTCCACTTATTGCCGATGTTCATTACAATCCAAAAGTAGCAGAAATTGCAGCACAAATTATTTCAAAAGTTAGAATAAACCCAGGCAATTATACAGACATTTCAAAGTCTGCAAAAAAAATTGATTTTACCGAAAAAGAATTTTTATTTGAAAAAGAAAAAATTCACGAAAAGCTTTTACCACTTCTCAAAATCTGCAAAGAAAATAATACCGTAATAAGAATTGGAATAAATCATGGGTCTTTATCGTGGAGAATGATAAGCAGATACGGAAATACTCCAGAAGGAATGGTTGCTTCTGCTATGGAATTTATTGAGATTTGTAATGCCGAGAATTTTCACAATTTAGTTCTTTCAATGAAAGCGAGTAATCCGCTTACCATGATTCATACAAACCGACTTCTGGTTCATAAAATGAATGAAACAGGTCTTAATTATCCTGTTCACTTAGGAGTTACCGAAGCAGGACTTGGTGAGAATGGAAGAATTAAATCATCTATCGGTATTGGATTACTTTTAGCAGAAGGAATTGGCGATACTGTTAGAGTATCTTTAACAGAAGCACCTGAAAAAGAGATTCCAGTTGCAAAAGCTATAGTAAACGAAACAAATAAGATTATTAAAGAAAGTTTAAATGCTGAAAACCATAATTGGAATTTTAGTCCATTCGAATTTAACAAAAGACATACTAATGCTGTAAATCAGATTGGCGGTAAAAACTCACCCATATTTATTTATACTGATTTTACTGATGAAAACATAACCAAACCAGACATTAACAATATTCAGGATATAGATTTATGTAATATTAATCTTATTGAGAATAGTAATCTATATTCTATTCGCAAAACAATTGTCGATTTTGATAAAAACAAGAACTTTAAGCCTGTTGTATTAAAATTTAATGTTAAAAATCTTTCGGATGAAGACATTCTTTATAAACTCTCAATAATTGCAGGTGGATTATTTGCAGATGGTAGAATTGACGGTTTATGGATATACGGGACAAATAAAGAAAATAAAGAAAATATTATTTCAATTGCATATTCTATACTTCAGGCTAGCAGAGCAAGAATCACAAAAACAGAGTATATTTCATGTCCGTCCTGCGGGAGAACCCTGTTTGACATTGAAAAAGCAGTGAACGATGTTATGGCAGCAACCAAACAATTTAAAGGTTTAAAAATTGCAGTCATGGGTTGTGTAGTTAACGGTCCCGGAGAAATGGCTGATGCTGATTACGGATACGTTGGTGCCGGAAAAGGGAAAGTAAATATTTACAAGGGCAAAGAACAGGTTTTACAAAATATACCAGAGAACGAAGCTGTAGATGAACTTGTTCGAATAATAAACTTAGATATTAAAAAGTAG